A region of Halalkaliarchaeum desulfuricum DNA encodes the following proteins:
- a CDS encoding universal stress protein codes for MTKDLERDLGLVAVVAVSMGAMIGSGIFILPGLAMAEAGPAVILAFLVAGILVIPAALSISELGTAMPEAGGDYVFIERGMGPGVGTIAGLGTWLTLLFKGALALVGGMYYLDVIFALPNLTATAVVLATVLIGVNLIGVKQTGQLQSWMVVVMVAILAVFISVSILQVDGASYDPFFTAGGEGVISAIALVIVSYAGVTKVASVAEEIENPGRNLPLGLLISLAITTLLYVLIVFVLVGIVDAETLRGTNIPMVVAVDPLFGTLGVVAIVLAAILALISTANAGILTASRYPLALSRDDLIPDVFSRVHSNFQTPHIAILVTGGVMLFIIISLPVQEIAKMASAFQILVYGLVNAALIAFRERDLEWYSPDFKSPGYPWVQLFGVVSAAFIITQMDVLPLVGAVGITVVGGLWYLYYVRGEVDREGIAVDAVRREAGRQYVAETERKIAEPKGDEIMLALRRDVSRLEENRLLEIAAPIARSRNSRIRVIRFDEVPDQYPLDQAVDQSAEDVEFEQRTDELAREIDAPVEVGEIVSHDTKHAIVNYAERAGVDLILTRADPVSRLRTLFGRDADWIMERAPCDVAFVQLGKLERIDEIAIVTDRSPFNDPLKVELADAIAQQSGGRIRFVFPAGEDASEQVLDSIRAYHDELNDLCSSPVEGTIIEGENARQQLIAEVETADLVMLSTKTHKLLPDLVFTRESDRIATRLDQPVVMVHSSRSRRATFLEPIVERLLFREENRE; via the coding sequence ATGACGAAAGACCTCGAGCGGGACCTGGGTCTCGTGGCCGTCGTCGCCGTGTCGATGGGGGCGATGATCGGCAGCGGGATCTTCATTCTCCCCGGACTCGCGATGGCCGAAGCGGGGCCGGCAGTGATCCTCGCGTTTCTGGTGGCCGGAATCCTCGTGATCCCGGCCGCGCTGTCGATTTCCGAACTCGGGACCGCCATGCCCGAGGCAGGGGGCGATTACGTGTTTATCGAGCGGGGGATGGGTCCCGGCGTGGGGACGATCGCCGGACTCGGGACGTGGCTCACGCTACTCTTTAAGGGTGCGCTCGCGCTCGTCGGTGGGATGTACTATCTCGACGTCATCTTTGCGCTGCCCAATCTCACTGCGACGGCGGTCGTCCTCGCAACCGTGCTGATCGGGGTCAACCTGATCGGCGTGAAACAGACCGGACAGCTCCAGTCGTGGATGGTCGTGGTGATGGTCGCGATCCTCGCGGTGTTCATCTCGGTGTCGATCCTCCAGGTCGACGGCGCAAGCTACGATCCGTTCTTCACGGCCGGCGGGGAGGGCGTCATTAGCGCCATCGCGCTCGTGATCGTCTCGTATGCGGGCGTCACCAAGGTCGCAAGCGTGGCCGAGGAGATCGAAAACCCCGGCCGGAACCTCCCGCTTGGGCTTTTGATTTCGCTTGCGATCACGACGCTTCTGTACGTGCTCATCGTCTTCGTGCTGGTGGGTATCGTCGACGCCGAGACGCTTCGTGGGACGAACATCCCGATGGTGGTCGCGGTCGATCCCCTGTTCGGTACCCTGGGTGTCGTAGCGATCGTTCTGGCCGCCATCCTCGCGCTGATTTCCACGGCGAATGCGGGGATTCTCACCGCCTCGAGGTATCCGCTGGCGCTGAGCCGCGACGACCTGATCCCCGACGTGTTTTCGCGGGTACACTCGAATTTCCAGACCCCGCACATTGCGATCCTCGTCACCGGCGGAGTGATGCTGTTTATCATCATTTCGCTACCGGTCCAGGAGATCGCGAAGATGGCCAGCGCGTTCCAGATCCTGGTGTACGGGCTGGTGAACGCCGCGCTGATCGCGTTTCGGGAACGGGATCTCGAGTGGTACAGCCCCGACTTCAAGTCGCCGGGGTATCCGTGGGTTCAGCTCTTCGGGGTCGTCTCGGCCGCGTTCATCATCACACAGATGGATGTACTCCCACTCGTTGGGGCCGTCGGGATCACCGTGGTCGGCGGGCTGTGGTACCTCTACTACGTCCGTGGCGAGGTCGACCGCGAGGGGATCGCCGTCGACGCGGTCCGTCGGGAAGCCGGCAGGCAGTACGTCGCCGAGACGGAGCGAAAGATCGCCGAGCCGAAGGGCGACGAGATCATGCTCGCACTCCGACGGGACGTCAGCAGGCTGGAAGAAAACAGGTTGCTCGAGATCGCCGCGCCGATCGCCCGCAGCCGAAACAGCCGGATCCGTGTGATCAGATTCGACGAGGTTCCGGACCAGTATCCGCTGGACCAGGCCGTCGACCAGTCCGCCGAAGACGTCGAGTTCGAACAGCGAACCGACGAACTCGCCCGAGAGATCGACGCTCCAGTCGAAGTCGGCGAGATCGTCAGCCACGACACGAAGCACGCGATCGTGAACTACGCCGAGCGCGCGGGCGTCGATCTGATCCTCACGCGGGCCGATCCCGTGAGCCGGCTCCGGACGCTGTTCGGCCGGGACGCCGACTGGATCATGGAGCGGGCGCCCTGTGACGTGGCGTTCGTCCAGCTCGGGAAACTCGAGCGGATAGACGAGATCGCGATCGTCACTGACCGGAGCCCGTTCAACGACCCGCTGAAGGTCGAACTCGCTGACGCCATCGCTCAGCAGTCGGGCGGACGAATCCGGTTCGTGTTCCCCGCCGGTGAAGACGCCTCCGAACAGGTGCTCGATTCGATCCGGGCGTATCACGACGAGTTGAACGACCTCTGTAGTTCACCGGTCGAAGGCACCATCATCGAGGGGGAAAACGCACGACAACAGTTGATCGCCGAGGTCGAAACGGCCGACCTGGTGATGCTGTCGACGAAGACCCACAAGCTGCTCCCTGACCTGGTGTTCACGCGAGAATCCGACCGGATCGCGACCCGACTCGACCAGCCGGTCGTGATGGTCCATTCGAGCCGGTCCCGGCGGGCGACGTTCCTCGAACCGATCGTCGAACGGTTGCTGTTCAGGGAGGAGAACCGTGAGTGA
- a CDS encoding amino acid permease, producing MAEEELAKDLGLLSALMIGIGTMIGAGIFVLPGLAAQEAGPLVVVSFVIGGIIAMINALSVSELGTAMPKAGGGYYYVNRALGPMFGSIAGLGDWMGLAFASAFYAIGFGQYLAELLTLPSILFLNEIQVGALLAGIVFVGVNYIGAKETGGVQTIIVLTLLAILGVFAVAGWLSFDYAVLTGSGGLVPLGYGELLPATAIVFVSFLGYAKIATVAEEMKNPGRNLPIAVIGSVAFVTVVYAILVTVMLGVIPWPDLSIEAPVAQAALVAFPESIGPIPGVAVAAATAMTLGALLATASSANASILSSARINFAMGREKIVTDWLNEIHPSYSTPYRSILLTGGMIIVFIVLLGRDIEILAKAASVLHLIVYALMNTALIVFREADVPDYDPDFTVPLYPVTPILGAVLSLGLIGFMDGIEIALSIGFVLAAIAWYFIYARRHTEHQGYLGQYISERSEEFPEAAVSAASKVEPEQANYRVMVPLANPRTASDLLELAAVMAKARDGVVEAVHIVTVPDQVPLSAGAERLEQLDVESERLLSNATEEAETLDVDIETRTVISHRSFEEIFDAAETGEADLVVMGWADQPFWSSGRVERGLDELTRNLPCDFLVMQDRGFDPSHVLVPTAGGSDSDLSAEVAQTLKEEREATVELLYVVDDEEERAAGAQFLGEWAQENDLGGAELTVDTGGDVQTAIGRHSQDATMVIIGATERGLLSRLLRGSLVYGIVDEVDCSVLLCERPRRRSIRERLFGRRSDSGTDLDSEE from the coding sequence GTGGCTGAAGAAGAACTGGCGAAGGACCTCGGTCTCCTGTCGGCGCTGATGATCGGGATCGGCACGATGATCGGAGCCGGAATCTTCGTGCTCCCGGGTCTGGCGGCACAGGAGGCGGGACCACTGGTCGTCGTCTCGTTCGTCATCGGGGGGATCATCGCGATGATTAACGCGCTGTCCGTCTCGGAACTGGGAACTGCGATGCCGAAAGCGGGCGGTGGGTACTACTACGTGAACCGCGCGCTCGGACCGATGTTCGGCTCGATCGCCGGGCTGGGCGACTGGATGGGACTCGCGTTCGCCTCCGCTTTCTACGCGATCGGATTCGGGCAGTATCTCGCCGAACTGTTGACGCTTCCCTCCATCCTCTTTTTGAACGAGATCCAGGTCGGGGCGCTTCTGGCGGGGATCGTCTTCGTCGGGGTGAACTACATCGGGGCGAAGGAAACCGGCGGCGTCCAGACGATCATCGTCCTGACGCTTTTGGCAATCCTCGGCGTCTTCGCGGTCGCGGGATGGCTCTCGTTCGACTATGCTGTCCTGACTGGCTCCGGCGGGCTCGTTCCCCTCGGCTACGGGGAACTGCTCCCCGCGACGGCCATCGTTTTCGTCTCGTTCCTGGGATACGCAAAGATCGCAACCGTCGCCGAGGAGATGAAAAACCCCGGTCGGAACCTCCCGATCGCGGTGATCGGCAGCGTCGCGTTCGTCACCGTCGTGTACGCGATCCTCGTCACAGTGATGCTCGGGGTCATCCCGTGGCCGGATCTCAGCATCGAGGCGCCGGTCGCCCAGGCTGCGCTCGTGGCGTTTCCCGAATCGATCGGGCCGATCCCGGGCGTCGCAGTGGCGGCAGCGACCGCGATGACGCTCGGTGCCCTGCTCGCGACCGCCTCCTCGGCGAACGCCTCGATCCTTTCGTCGGCCCGGATCAACTTCGCGATGGGCAGAGAGAAGATCGTCACCGACTGGCTCAACGAGATCCATCCCAGCTACTCGACGCCGTACCGGTCGATCCTGCTCACGGGAGGCATGATCATCGTCTTCATTGTGCTGCTCGGTCGAGACATCGAGATCCTCGCAAAGGCGGCGTCGGTGCTTCACCTGATCGTCTACGCGCTCATGAACACCGCGCTTATCGTGTTCCGCGAGGCCGACGTTCCGGATTACGACCCGGACTTCACCGTCCCGCTGTACCCGGTGACGCCGATCCTTGGGGCGGTATTGTCACTGGGATTGATCGGGTTCATGGACGGGATCGAAATCGCGCTCTCGATCGGATTCGTCCTGGCAGCGATCGCGTGGTACTTCATCTACGCCCGGAGACACACCGAACACCAGGGGTATCTTGGCCAATACATCAGCGAGCGCTCCGAGGAGTTCCCGGAGGCGGCTGTGTCTGCGGCCTCGAAAGTCGAACCCGAGCAGGCGAACTACCGGGTGATGGTACCGCTCGCGAACCCGCGGACGGCAAGCGACCTTCTCGAACTCGCCGCCGTAATGGCAAAGGCGCGCGACGGGGTCGTCGAGGCGGTACACATCGTCACCGTCCCCGATCAGGTTCCGCTGTCGGCCGGTGCAGAGCGACTCGAACAGCTCGACGTCGAATCCGAGCGCCTGCTTTCGAACGCGACCGAGGAGGCTGAGACCCTCGATGTCGACATCGAAACCCGAACCGTCATCTCACACAGGTCGTTCGAGGAAATATTCGATGCGGCGGAGACGGGCGAGGCAGATCTGGTCGTGATGGGGTGGGCCGATCAACCGTTCTGGTCGTCGGGTCGCGTCGAACGGGGATTAGACGAGCTCACGAGAAACCTCCCGTGTGACTTCCTCGTCATGCAGGACCGCGGGTTCGATCCGAGTCACGTGCTCGTCCCGACCGCCGGCGGGAGCGACTCCGATCTCTCGGCTGAGGTAGCCCAAACGCTCAAGGAGGAACGCGAGGCAACTGTCGAACTCCTGTACGTCGTCGACGACGAGGAAGAGCGTGCCGCCGGTGCACAGTTCCTGGGCGAATGGGCCCAGGAAAACGATCTCGGCGGGGCCGAGCTCACCGTCGACACCGGTGGCGACGTCCAGACGGCGATTGGGCGCCACTCCCAGGACGCCACGATGGTGATCATCGGGGCGACCGAACGGGGACTGCTCTCGCGGCTGCTCCGTGGATCGCTGGTGTATGGCATCGTCGACGAGGTCGACTGCTCGGTGTTGTTGTGTGAACGTCCTCGGCGTCGGTCGATCAGGGAACGGCTGTTCGGTCGCCGGTCCGACTCTGGCACTGACCTGGATTCCGAAGAGTAG